Proteins encoded in a region of the Vicia villosa cultivar HV-30 ecotype Madison, WI linkage group LG5, Vvil1.0, whole genome shotgun sequence genome:
- the LOC131605055 gene encoding uncharacterized protein LOC131605055, whose amino-acid sequence MNLVDIPTIGGKFTWFNNNGKSMSRIDRFLLTESFIENWNIEGKFIGARDISDHAPIWIKNNRKDWGPKSFKFNNGCIKHSDFGNFVKEEWSKIVVKGSGDFCLVEKLKILKGRLAWLNKTVFGWIDLNIKSAHEELSFLDDTFANFAGTVQDEEVSKRAKVVEVFWDNLFKKESLLRLKSRQSWIDKGDNNTRFFHCSLRGRRSKNNLCSLLYNDRRLEDVSNTVN is encoded by the coding sequence ATGAATTTGGTGGATATTCCTACAATAGGAGGAAAATTCACCTGGTTCAACAATAATGGAAAATCTATGAGCAGGATCGACAGGTTCTTACTAACGGAGAGTTTCATAGAGAATTGGAATATTGAGGGGAAATTTATAGGAGCTAGAGACATATCTGACCACGCTCCGATTTGGATTAAAAATAACAGGAAGGATTGGGGACCGAAATCCTTTAAGTTCAACAATGGTTGTATTAAGCATTCGGATTTTGGTAATTTTGTGAAGGAGGAATGGAGCAAGATAGTCGTTAAAGGGAGCGGGGATTTCTGTTTGGTTGAGAAGTTGAAGATCCTTAAGGGCCGGTTGGCATGGTTGAACAAAACTGTCTTCGGATGGATTGATTTAAACATCAAAAGTGCACATGAAGAGCTGAGCTTTTTAGATGACACATTTGCTAATTTTGCAGGTACGGTTCAAGACGAGGAGGTGAGTAAGAGGGCAAAAGTGGTGGAAGTTTTTTGGGACAATCTTTTTAAGAAGGAAAGTTTGCTTAGGCTCAAGTCTAGACAATCGTGGATCGACAAGGGAGACAACAATACACGGTTTTTCCACTGTTCTTTAAGAGGAAGAAGAAGCAAGAATAATCTGTGTTCATTACTATACAATGATAGGAGGTTAGAGGATGTgagtaatacggtgaactga